The following coding sequences are from one Candidatus Poribacteria bacterium window:
- a CDS encoding MoaD/ThiS family protein, which yields MFTHHLKRFFPNLAEVDVTGVTVREVVAAVDAAYPGLRDYIVDDQGALRPHVNVFVGDDLIRDRRRLSDAVAESDVVSVFQALSGG from the coding sequence GTGTTCACGCACCATCTGAAACGCTTCTTCCCGAACCTCGCGGAAGTCGACGTCACGGGCGTGACGGTCCGCGAGGTCGTCGCTGCCGTCGATGCGGCGTACCCCGGGCTCCGCGACTACATCGTCGATGACCAGGGCGCGCTGCGTCCGCACGTCAACGTGTTCGTCGGCGACGATCTGATTCGGGACCGCCGCCGACTGTCCGACGCCGTGGCGGAGAGCGACGTCGTGTCGGTCTTCCAGGCGCTGTCCGGCGGTTAG